One stretch of Pirellulales bacterium DNA includes these proteins:
- a CDS encoding OmpA family protein, with protein MGRVAGAAGAWLALLVVTGCVQTPYAQQGAVNNLQQQQTQLAQQNKTLEDRATALDRDNAELETLLAQSRQQAQLMRDQLSAVKEQLGSVNTQLAQLRDERGVMERRLQDALAAANNSAANPAANSTASMPNGNKPGASIFANSSLSSKLPDFKLAGIESRTDGDVVRIELPADRLFDPQSARLRVDGTPLIDSVVIEVERAYPQQYIALEGHTDNEAPPAGSPNPHELTAARASAVFEYLTQRSRLRPQQLSVVGYGANHPVVSNATPAGRSRNRRIEIVVYPERVGER; from the coding sequence ATGGGTCGTGTCGCGGGTGCCGCCGGTGCCTGGCTGGCGCTGCTGGTTGTTACCGGCTGCGTGCAGACCCCGTACGCGCAGCAGGGGGCCGTCAATAATCTACAACAGCAGCAAACGCAGCTCGCCCAGCAAAACAAAACGCTCGAGGACCGGGCCACCGCGCTCGACCGGGATAATGCCGAACTGGAGACCCTGCTCGCCCAATCGCGTCAGCAAGCACAACTGATGCGGGACCAACTGAGCGCGGTCAAGGAACAACTGGGCTCGGTCAATACTCAGCTAGCCCAGCTGCGGGATGAGCGCGGCGTGATGGAGCGGAGATTGCAGGATGCCTTGGCCGCGGCCAACAACTCCGCCGCCAATCCCGCCGCTAATTCGACCGCCAGCATGCCCAACGGCAACAAACCCGGGGCCAGCATCTTTGCCAATAGCAGCCTGTCTTCCAAACTGCCGGACTTTAAGTTGGCGGGGATCGAATCGCGCACCGATGGGGACGTGGTCCGGATCGAGCTTCCCGCCGACCGGCTGTTCGACCCGCAAAGCGCCCGGTTGCGGGTGGATGGGACGCCGCTCATTGATTCGGTCGTGATCGAGGTCGAACGGGCCTATCCGCAACAATACATCGCACTCGAAGGGCATACCGACAACGAAGCCCCCCCCGCCGGATCCCCCAACCCGCACGAACTGACCGCCGCGCGGGCGAGCGCGGTCTTTGAATATCTCACCCAGCGGTCCCGCTTGCGACCGCAGCAACTCTCCGTCGTGGGCTATGGGGCCAACCAC